GCTCGTGGCACAAACTGATGGACGGCCTGGCCGATCACTTCGGCGAGGATGCCAGTCTGGAACCCGGCGAAAGCGCCCATATCCGCGGCTATCTAGTGGCCCACGCCGCCGATGCCCGCTGGCTGGACGGGCGTTTTATGCGCGGCATCGCGGACAACGTCACGCCGCTGCGTATCAGCGAGACGCCGCACTGGCTGCACGAACACGACAAGGAGCTTTCGCCCAGCGCCTACGACGACCCCAAGGTCAAGTCCAAGGCCAACTGCCCGGCCTGCCACCGGCGCGCCGCGGAGGGCGATTACGATGACGACTAGGAATTCCCGATAGCGCCAAGAATCGCCGGGCATCGGTCGGGAATTTGTGCTCAGCTAGCGCCTGATGGCAGGCTACGGGCAGGGCAGGCGGGGTAACTGGCGGGCAACGGTGTTGCTGCTGGCGCTGCTGGTCGTGGCATTTTGCGAGGTCTTCCTGGTCATCGACGTGATGGCCGACATCTTCTACATCGACATCGCCACGCCTTGGCTCGATCACGACATCATCGAATTGGTGGCGGTCGTCGCGCTGGGGGCCTCGCTCATCGTCTTGAGCCTCGAGTTGCGCCGCCTGCTGCGCGAACGCCGCCGCTTCGAAGCCACGTTGAAGGCAGCCTCGGGCGAGCTTTTCCAGGTCATCACGGCCAAGTTCGACGACTGGGGCCTGACGGCATCGGAACGCGACATCGCGCTTTTGCTCATCAAGGGCCTGGCGCTGCAGGAAATCGCCGACCTGCGGGCCACCCGGCCGGGCACCGTCAAGAGCCAGTCGAACGCCGTCTATCGCAAGGCCGGCGTCAGCGGTCGCCACGAGCTGGTGGCTTATTTCGTCGAGGATCTGCTGGCCGGCGAGCAGTTGATCGTGGAGCCGGCGCAGGATGCTTGACGCCGTGGGCACGGCCGGACCAAGCTCCGGGATTCGCTCCGCCTCCCGCCCCACCCCGAAAATTCGCGTATGAACCCTGCCGCAAATCTCCCCGTGCCAGAACCGCCCCGGCCGCCCTGGCGCATCGGCGTCGACGTCGGCGGCACCTTCACCGACATGGTATTGCGCGACGCCGGCGGGCGTTTGTTTGTCTTCAAGGTGCCGTCCGTGCCCGAGGATCCGGGCCAGGGCGTGCTCGACGACCTCAAGCTGGCGGCCGAGGCCTTCGATTTGGGGCTGGGCAAGCTGTTGGGCGGTTGCGAGCTGTTCGTGCACGGCTCGACCATGGCCACCAACACCATCATCGAGCGGCAGGGCGCCCGGGTCGGGCTGTTGACCAGCCAGGGGTTTCGCGATTCGCTGGAAATCCGGCGCGGCATGCGCGAGGACCAGTGGGACCACCGAAGGCCCTTTCCCGAGGTGCTGGTGCCCAGATATTTGCGCTTGCCCATAGGCGGCCGGCTGGACCGCGACGGCGCCGAAGTGGCGCCGCTGGTGGAAGCGGACGTGGCAAAGGCGCTGGCGGTCTTCGCCGAGGAGGGGGTCGAGGCGATCGCCGTCTGCCTCATCAATAGCTGCCTCGAAACGGGCCATGAGAGGCGCTGCGGCGAGCTGCTGGCCGAGGCCTGGGCCGGCGACTGGGTGTCGCTCTCGCACCAGATCGTGCCCCTGATGGGCGAATACGAGCGCACCTCGACGACCGTGATGAATGCCTACCTGGCGCCACGTGTGGTGGGTTACCTGCGCCGCCTCAACGACAAGCTCTTGGACTTGGGGCTCGGTCACCCCATCCTGCTGGTGCAGTCGAACGGCGGTGCCGTGTCGGTCGACCAGGTGGCGGCCCGGCCGGTCAACCTGGTGCTGTCGGGCCCGGCCGCCGGGGTGGGGGCGCTGAACCACTACCGGCGCACGGTGGGGTCCAGGAACCTGATCTGCATGGAAATCGGTGGCACCAGTTGCGATGTCACGCTGATGGGCGAGGGCGCCATCGCCCTCACCGACCAGTTGCGCATCGAGGGCTACGACCTGGCGACGCCGGCCATCGACATCCAGACGGCGGGAGCGGGCGGCGGCACCATTGCCGGCGTCGACGGCGCCGGCATGCTGACGCTGGGGCCCCAGGGCGCCGGTGCCCGGCCGGGACCGGCGTGCTATGGCTTTGGCGGCCGGCAAGCCACCGTTACCGATGCCCAATTGCTGCTGGGCCGCCTGCGCTCGGGCAGCTATGCCGGCGGCGCCATCAGCCTGGACGAGGATCTCGCCCGCCAGGCCATGGAGGCGGTAGCCCAGCCCCTGGGTATCGGCGTCGAGGAAACCGCCATCGGGGTGATCCGGCTGTTGGAACAGAATCTGCTGCACGTGGTCGAGAAGATCTCCATCGAGCGCGGCCACGACCCGGCCCGCTTCGTGCTGGTGGCGGCCGGCGGGGCGGGGCCCATGCACGGCGCCGCGGTGGCCCGGGCGCTGGGCTGTGGGCAGGTCTACGTGCCGCGCCAGGCCGGCGCCTTCTGCGCTTTCGGCATGCTGCATTCCGACGTGCGCCACGACTATTTGCAGGTGCTGGTGGATGACCTCGATGCCGTGGCGGGCGAACGCTTGGAAGCGGTGTTTGGCGATCTCGAATCCCGGGCCGAGCCGGTTCTCGAATCCGAGGGTTTCGGGCCCCAGTCCCGCCACCTGCAACGGCAACTCGATCTCCGCTACCGCAGCCAGCAATGGTCGATCCGGGTCGATGTGGAGATGCCAGGGGGGGAATCGGGCTTCGATGCGGCGGCCGTGCGCCGCGCTTTCGAGGTCGAGCACGAACGCCAGTACGGCCACATCCAGCCAGAGGGCGGTATCGACGTCACGGCGCTGAGGTTGGTGGCGCGGGGATTGATCGAGCTCTCGGAGCCCGAACCCCTGGCCCAGGCCGGCGCGCTGCCCGAGCCCGAGAGCCGCATGGTCTACCAGGACGGCGAGACCGGCTGGCTCGAGACGCCGGTCTATGCCGGAGCCGGCCTTGGCCCCGGCCATCGGCTGCAGGGGCCGTTGTTGATCGAGGAACCGACCACGACCGTGGTGGTGGGCCCCGA
This sequence is a window from Alphaproteobacteria bacterium. Protein-coding genes within it:
- a CDS encoding diheme cytochrome c, producing MTAKTYILAAAALVLWSASAGADERYRPVSDERVRRLCGECHMVFQPQMLPKRSWHKLMDGLADHFGEDASLEPGESAHIRGYLVAHAADARWLDGRFMRGIADNVTPLRISETPHWLHEHDKELSPSAYDDPKVKSKANCPACHRRAAEGDYDDD
- a CDS encoding helix-turn-helix transcriptional regulator; the protein is MAGYGQGRRGNWRATVLLLALLVVAFCEVFLVIDVMADIFYIDIATPWLDHDIIELVAVVALGASLIVLSLELRRLLRERRRFEATLKAASGELFQVITAKFDDWGLTASERDIALLLIKGLALQEIADLRATRPGTVKSQSNAVYRKAGVSGRHELVAYFVEDLLAGEQLIVEPAQDA
- a CDS encoding hydantoinase/oxoprolinase family protein: MPEPPRPPWRIGVDVGGTFTDMVLRDAGGRLFVFKVPSVPEDPGQGVLDDLKLAAEAFDLGLGKLLGGCELFVHGSTMATNTIIERQGARVGLLTSQGFRDSLEIRRGMREDQWDHRRPFPEVLVPRYLRLPIGGRLDRDGAEVAPLVEADVAKALAVFAEEGVEAIAVCLINSCLETGHERRCGELLAEAWAGDWVSLSHQIVPLMGEYERTSTTVMNAYLAPRVVGYLRRLNDKLLDLGLGHPILLVQSNGGAVSVDQVAARPVNLVLSGPAAGVGALNHYRRTVGSRNLICMEIGGTSCDVTLMGEGAIALTDQLRIEGYDLATPAIDIQTAGAGGGTIAGVDGAGMLTLGPQGAGARPGPACYGFGGRQATVTDAQLLLGRLRSGSYAGGAISLDEDLARQAMEAVAQPLGIGVEETAIGVIRLLEQNLLHVVEKISIERGHDPARFVLVAAGGAGPMHGAAVARALGCGQVYVPRQAGAFCAFGMLHSDVRHDYLQVLVDDLDAVAGERLEAVFGDLESRAEPVLESEGFGPQSRHLQRQLDLRYRSQQWSIRVDVEMPGGESGFDAAAVRRAFEVEHERQYGHIQPEGGIDVTALRLVARGLIELSEPEPLAQAGALPEPESRMVYQDGETGWLETPVYAGAGLGPGHRLQGPLLIEEPTTTVVVGPDDSLEVDDFGNFAITLGARP